CTGATCAGGGACACGAGCGGGGCCCGGTCGGTCGCACGGTCGTGATACAGCCGGCCCGCTTGACGGCCTGACAGCTTGACGGCCTGACAGCTTGACGGCCTGACGGCTCCAGTAACGCCCAGCCGTCGAGCTGTCCCGCCGACCCGCTGTCCCGCCGGCGTTGACGCCCCATCCCGGCGCGGATAGACTCCGCGCGCGTTCGCCCCTCACGCCGACCCCGATTTGGAGCACGTCGTGTCCGATATCCCGAAGGACCTGCTGTACACCGAAGACCACGAATACCTGAAGCCCACCGACGACGCCGACGTCGTGGCAATCGGCATCACCGACTACGCCCAGGGAGAGCTCGGCGACGTCGTTTTCATCGAGCTGCCCAAGGTCGGCGCGTCGTTCTCCAAGCACGACGTGTTCGGCACCGTCGAAGCGGTGAAGGCCGTGTCCGAGCTCTACTCCCCGGTGACGGGCGATGTCATCGCCGTCAACGACCGCCTCGACAAGGAGCCGGCGCTCGTCAACAGTTCGCCGTACGGCGACGGCTGGATGATCAAGGTCCGGCTCAAAGACCCGAACGAGCGCAAACAGTTGCTCGACGCAAGCGCCTACTCGGCCCACCTCGGCGGCTAGCGCCGTTGGCGCTGGTAGACCGGTGGACCGGTCTACCGGTTGACCGGTCCACCCGCTTAATCCGCGTACGCCTCCGTCGGGACACAGGAACACACGAGATTCCGATCGCCGTAGGCGCTGTCCACTCGCCCGACTGACGGCCAGAACTTGTACTCGCGTGTCCACGGCGCCGGGAGCGCGGCCTTCTCGCGTCCGTACGCATGGCTCCACGCGTCGCTCATCACGCGCGACAATGGGTGTGGCGCGTTCTTGAGGACGTTGTCCTCACGGTGCGCGACTCCCGACTCGATCTCGCCGATCTCGGCACGGATCGCGATAAGAGCCTCGCAGAACCTGTCGAGCTCCGCCTTCGACTCGCTCTCCGTTGGCTCGATCATCAGTGTTCCCGCGACCGGGAACGACACCGTAGGCGCGTGGAACCCATAGTCCATCAGGCGCTTCGCGATGTCTTCGACTTCGACGCCGGCCGACGACTTGAAGGCCCGCGGATCGACGATGCACTCGTGCGCCACCATCCCCTGCTTGCCCTTGTACAGCACCGGATAGTGCGACTCGAGGCGCTTCGCGATGTAGTTCGCGTTGAGGATCGCGACTTTCGTCGCCTCCGTGAGCCCGGTGCCGCCCATCATGTCGATGTACATCATCGATATCGGCAGGATGCTGGCGCTTCCCCACGGCGCGGCGGACACCGCGCCCGCAGTGTGCGACCCGCCCACCTTCACGACAGGATTGCCTGGCAGGAACTCGACGAGGTGCTGAGCGACGC
This is a stretch of genomic DNA from Gemmatimonadaceae bacterium. It encodes these proteins:
- the gcvH gene encoding glycine cleavage system protein GcvH; amino-acid sequence: MSDIPKDLLYTEDHEYLKPTDDADVVAIGITDYAQGELGDVVFIELPKVGASFSKHDVFGTVEAVKAVSELYSPVTGDVIAVNDRLDKEPALVNSSPYGDGWMIKVRLKDPNERKQLLDASAYSAHLGG